A genomic stretch from Bacillus sp. N1-1 includes:
- a CDS encoding peptide MFS transporter has protein sequence MDTTIDEKPTKKGKLKHPPGLYLLFITEMWERYSYYGMRSILVLYLTAELISGGLGMEQDKALMLYGMYTGLVYFTPLIGGYLTDKFIGLRTAITIGGITMAIGDFTLFAVQEQWGLYLGLLLLIVGNGFFKPNISTLVGELYSKNDKRKDSAFTIFYMGINLGGLISPLIAGLLYANVFYSNTGGVETFGFKYAFLASSIGMIIGQVTFNLLSKKYLGDVGRTPSSNRVIPTAEGKAKPLTKIEKQRTAVILILAVFTVTFWAGFEQAGASFTLYTRDFLDRTVFGYEVPVSFFQSLNPMFVLLLAPIVSALWLKLAKSKRGDFAIPTKMAFGLILLGVGFMVMVPAVMMTGSDEGNIAVKASMLFMVVTYFFHTLGELSLSPIGLSLVSKMSPVKIASLLMGVWFLSNAAANYLAGYIASLTTSAGYLEIFIYLGIAALSLGIILLLLSKKLQKLMHLEEFEEEQTVKKASTF, from the coding sequence ATGGACACCACCATAGACGAAAAGCCGACGAAAAAAGGGAAGTTAAAACACCCACCCGGCTTGTATCTTTTGTTTATCACAGAAATGTGGGAACGCTATAGCTATTATGGTATGCGTTCAATTCTCGTCCTTTATTTGACAGCTGAGCTAATCAGCGGGGGATTAGGAATGGAGCAAGATAAAGCATTAATGCTTTACGGTATGTACACTGGTCTTGTTTATTTCACGCCATTAATTGGTGGTTATTTAACCGATAAATTCATCGGTTTACGCACAGCCATCACAATCGGCGGTATTACAATGGCCATCGGTGATTTTACACTGTTTGCTGTCCAAGAACAATGGGGCCTTTATCTCGGGTTACTGTTACTTATTGTTGGTAACGGATTTTTCAAACCGAACATTTCCACTCTTGTTGGAGAGCTATACAGTAAGAACGATAAGCGTAAAGATTCAGCGTTTACCATTTTCTATATGGGAATTAACCTTGGTGGCTTAATTTCACCATTGATCGCAGGTCTTTTATACGCCAATGTTTTCTATTCCAATACAGGTGGCGTCGAGACATTTGGTTTCAAATATGCGTTCCTAGCTTCATCAATCGGGATGATTATCGGACAGGTTACCTTTAATCTTCTTTCTAAAAAATATCTTGGTGATGTCGGAAGAACACCATCTTCAAACCGTGTGATTCCAACAGCAGAAGGTAAAGCTAAGCCGCTTACAAAAATCGAAAAGCAGCGTACTGCAGTCATTTTAATCCTAGCAGTGTTCACAGTGACATTCTGGGCTGGATTCGAACAAGCAGGTGCTTCCTTTACGCTCTATACGAGAGATTTCTTAGATAGAACGGTCTTTGGTTATGAAGTACCCGTTTCCTTCTTCCAGTCATTAAACCCAATGTTTGTACTATTGCTAGCACCGATTGTTTCAGCTCTCTGGTTGAAATTAGCAAAATCAAAACGTGGTGACTTTGCAATCCCTACAAAAATGGCATTTGGTTTAATCTTACTTGGTGTCGGATTTATGGTTATGGTTCCTGCAGTAATGATGACAGGAAGTGATGAAGGAAATATTGCGGTGAAAGCAAGCATGCTATTTATGGTTGTTACGTACTTCTTCCATACACTTGGTGAGCTATCCTTATCTCCAATAGGACTTTCTCTCGTGAGTAAAATGTCACCAGTGAAAATCGCTTCTTTATTGATGGGTGTTTGGTTCCTAAGTAACGCTGCCGCAAACTACCTTGCAGGTTACATTGCTTCACTCACAACATCAGCAGGATATCTTGAAATCTTCATCTATTTAGGTATAGCTGCTCTAAGTTTAGGTATCATCTTACTTCTGCTTTCTAAGAAGCTACAAAAACTTATGCATCTTGAAGAATTTGAAGAAGAGCAAACCGTAAAAAAAGCAAGCACGTTCTAA
- a CDS encoding diphosphate--fructose-6-phosphate 1-phosphotransferase, whose amino-acid sequence MKKIAIGQAGGPTAVLNESLVGFLDEIDQDVTGVLQGFQGLVEGRFIEMNPSVRNHAKASRSVSGAWLGAGRYALSEADMAQAVGNLKKAGIDTLAFIGGNGTMWTLRALSKMAERMNVDLQVIGIPKTVDNDLAETDHAPGFGSAARYVAHAAYDMSKDLEAMRNFEQVRIIETMGRNVGWLAAASGLLKVHENEGPHLIYLPEQKHDAVKVVASIREAVKEYGFASVVLSEGVKLDARTVTRKIVNGREVLGGISEQLAELAEAELGIVARADILGMNQRSSQLACSNQDRIEAYQAGVKAAELVRKGVSDVMVIFRRAAGSKYVYALDAVDLDQVVAGGERALPDWFQEAPEAYHDWLRPLVGGDEVCVPASALASACHHPKIGGMRRNIEK is encoded by the coding sequence ATGAAAAAAATTGCAATTGGTCAGGCAGGTGGACCCACTGCTGTATTGAATGAAAGTCTTGTAGGGTTTTTAGATGAGATCGATCAAGATGTGACAGGGGTTCTTCAAGGATTTCAGGGCCTTGTGGAGGGGCGGTTTATCGAGATGAATCCCTCGGTGCGAAATCATGCAAAAGCGAGTCGAAGCGTCTCAGGCGCATGGCTGGGCGCAGGGCGCTATGCCTTGAGCGAAGCAGACATGGCTCAAGCTGTTGGAAATTTGAAGAAGGCAGGTATTGATACGCTTGCGTTCATCGGTGGAAACGGGACGATGTGGACGTTACGTGCTCTCTCGAAAATGGCAGAGCGAATGAACGTGGATTTGCAGGTCATCGGTATTCCGAAAACGGTCGATAATGATCTTGCTGAGACGGATCATGCGCCTGGATTTGGGAGTGCTGCGAGGTATGTGGCTCATGCAGCATACGATATGAGCAAGGACCTTGAAGCGATGCGGAATTTTGAACAGGTCCGAATCATCGAAACGATGGGTCGAAATGTTGGATGGCTTGCGGCGGCCAGTGGTTTGTTGAAGGTGCATGAGAATGAGGGACCGCATTTGATTTATCTCCCTGAACAGAAGCATGATGCCGTGAAGGTGGTAGCAAGCATTCGAGAAGCGGTGAAAGAGTATGGTTTTGCTTCTGTTGTCCTTAGTGAAGGGGTAAAGCTGGATGCTCGGACTGTTACGAGAAAAATTGTTAACGGACGTGAAGTCCTTGGTGGGATTTCAGAACAGCTTGCCGAACTTGCTGAGGCAGAGCTTGGCATAGTAGCACGTGCTGATATTTTAGGGATGAATCAGCGGTCAAGCCAGCTTGCGTGCTCGAATCAGGACCGGATAGAAGCGTATCAAGCTGGTGTGAAAGCAGCTGAGCTTGTGCGCAAAGGGGTTTCGGATGTGATGGTTATCTTTCGACGGGCAGCGGGATCGAAATATGTCTACGCGCTTGATGCGGTGGATCTTGATCAGGTTGTAGCAGGTGGTGAACGGGCGTTGCCTGATTGGTTTCAGGAAGCGCCGGAAGCTTATCATGACTGGTTGAGACCGCTGGTTGGTGGGGATGAGGTGTGTGTTCCCGCGAGTGCCTTAGCGAGTGCCTGTCACCACCCGAAGATTGGCGGAATGCGTCGAAATATAGAGAAATGA
- a CDS encoding carbohydrate ABC transporter permease, with protein sequence MKKIPQQLLLFIYAAIIILPFSMVLFATFKTTPELYKNPLGMPESWSFTNYQDLFLKESMVTYFMNSVIVTGVSVVCIIFFASLIAYAIIRMPKKAGIALFGFFVVGMMVPTQVNMIPIYLLVNKLGMLDTLRGVIFVSIGFLIPIAVFILTGFMKTLPDGLIEAAKIDGASEWQTYLRVVMPLSLPSVATVVIFAFVIVWNDLLYPLLLLKSSEVKTLPIALLDFQGQYLTNYPMIFAGVIIASIPMIVAYVFLQRYFVAGMTAGSVKG encoded by the coding sequence ATGAAAAAAATACCTCAACAGCTTTTACTCTTCATTTATGCGGCGATTATCATCTTGCCGTTTAGCATGGTGTTGTTTGCGACATTTAAAACAACGCCTGAGCTTTATAAAAATCCTCTCGGCATGCCTGAGAGCTGGTCGTTCACGAACTACCAGGACCTTTTTCTAAAAGAGTCAATGGTGACGTATTTTATGAACAGCGTGATCGTGACTGGTGTGAGCGTGGTGTGCATCATTTTCTTTGCAAGCTTAATTGCATACGCGATTATTCGGATGCCTAAAAAAGCGGGCATTGCGCTATTCGGATTTTTCGTTGTCGGCATGATGGTACCAACGCAAGTAAACATGATTCCGATTTACCTACTTGTAAATAAGCTTGGCATGCTAGATACACTGCGGGGCGTCATTTTCGTATCAATCGGGTTTCTTATCCCGATCGCTGTTTTTATTTTAACTGGGTTTATGAAAACACTTCCTGATGGCCTGATTGAGGCTGCAAAAATTGATGGCGCAAGTGAATGGCAAACGTATTTACGCGTTGTGATGCCGCTATCACTTCCATCCGTTGCAACGGTAGTTATCTTTGCATTCGTCATTGTGTGGAACGACCTTCTTTATCCATTGCTTCTTCTGAAATCAAGCGAAGTAAAAACACTTCCGATTGCGCTACTTGATTTTCAGGGGCAGTATTTAACAAACTATCCGATGATTTTCGCTGGGGTAATCATTGCCTCTATTCCGATGATCGTGGCGTACGTTTTCTTACAGCGCTACTTTGTTGCGGGGATGACGGCTGGTTCAGTGAAAGGATAA
- a CDS encoding sugar ABC transporter permease — translation MFFFVLPGFIIYSVFFAGPTVAALFLSFTDWNGIAPTFNYVGFSNYTNMLTDDPIFVQSLGNNLKFTLGVLIFQTVLSLFFAMLLVKNTKANIFYRAVYFFPTIVASVSVAFVWTFMYDPNIGVINNVLSAVGLESLAKSWLGDRNIAIYSLAFVQFWAHTGQMLIIFVAGLHAIPKELYEAAEIEGANKWQTFKSITWPLLAPSATIVVAYTTIQSFKAFDLVIAMTGGGPSYATEILSTFLYHEAFINFRFGYASAAAVIFMIIIAIVTVLQFRLLKSNDVKF, via the coding sequence CTGTTTTTCTTCGTACTCCCGGGTTTTATTATTTATAGCGTGTTTTTTGCAGGCCCAACGGTTGCCGCGCTTTTTCTAAGCTTTACGGATTGGAATGGGATTGCACCAACGTTTAATTATGTTGGCTTCTCAAACTACACGAATATGTTAACGGATGATCCAATTTTTGTTCAATCACTCGGCAATAACTTGAAATTTACGCTTGGCGTTTTGATTTTCCAGACGGTGCTAAGTTTGTTCTTTGCGATGCTACTTGTGAAAAATACGAAAGCGAACATTTTCTACCGGGCGGTTTACTTTTTTCCAACGATCGTTGCTTCGGTGTCAGTAGCGTTCGTTTGGACGTTTATGTACGATCCGAACATTGGCGTCATTAATAACGTTCTTTCAGCTGTTGGATTGGAAAGTCTCGCAAAATCATGGCTTGGCGATCGGAATATCGCGATCTATAGCCTCGCATTCGTTCAGTTCTGGGCGCATACCGGGCAGATGCTGATCATTTTTGTTGCTGGTCTTCATGCGATTCCGAAAGAGCTCTATGAAGCAGCAGAAATTGAAGGCGCAAACAAATGGCAGACGTTCAAAAGCATTACGTGGCCACTGCTAGCCCCATCAGCCACAATTGTTGTCGCGTATACAACGATTCAAAGTTTTAAAGCGTTCGACCTTGTGATCGCGATGACCGGTGGTGGACCGTCTTATGCAACGGAAATTCTTTCTACATTCCTATACCATGAAGCGTTTATTAACTTTCGATTTGGCTATGCTTCAGCCGCCGCGGTTATTTTTATGATCATTATCGCGATCGTTACGGTACTTCAATTTAGACTGCTGAAATCAAACGATGTGAAATTTTAA
- a CDS encoding extracellular solute-binding protein — translation MLWLMMVVLLMGSVLAGCGNADETGGAESGDATTINFLHWRGEDTEAFNAIIKKFEEENPGINVEMNALPSDSYIANASATLLSGKGADVFASFPGSQFEALQESGAYVELGDQAFVDKFSENMLGAGQKDGKQLAVPYQLVYNIPVYNKGVFEELGLEPPKDWDGFLEVSQTLKDNGYDPILFAGDVSPSQFINPMVMNNQPSDEAFAKLETGEEKLTNDWFVKTLSQIKELNDKGYFQKDPLGTKKEGAAALFAQEKGAMLALGSYMMATVAEQNPDIEQGLLSPITVSEDEMKYEGIHTSTFMLGVNAKSEHQEEAMKFIEFLTKPEIASEYANATGQLLTVNDVEYDSPELTETAAWLDKETLFQPRYTLSKEQVSKAIETAIQDVLSGVEPEEAAKKAQEEVDRAIKQ, via the coding sequence ATGCTTTGGTTGATGATGGTGGTTTTGTTAATGGGTTCTGTCCTTGCGGGTTGTGGTAATGCGGATGAAACGGGTGGAGCGGAGTCAGGGGATGCGACAACGATTAATTTCCTTCACTGGCGTGGAGAGGATACGGAAGCATTTAATGCAATCATTAAGAAGTTTGAAGAAGAGAACCCTGGTATTAACGTTGAAATGAATGCGCTCCCGTCAGATTCATACATTGCGAATGCTTCGGCAACGCTTCTTTCTGGAAAAGGTGCTGACGTATTTGCAAGTTTTCCTGGGAGCCAGTTTGAAGCACTTCAGGAATCTGGTGCTTATGTAGAACTAGGTGATCAAGCATTTGTTGATAAATTTTCAGAAAATATGCTTGGCGCTGGTCAAAAAGATGGCAAGCAGTTAGCTGTTCCTTATCAACTTGTGTATAACATTCCTGTGTATAACAAAGGTGTTTTCGAAGAGCTTGGCCTAGAGCCGCCAAAAGATTGGGATGGCTTCCTTGAAGTTAGTCAAACGTTAAAAGACAACGGATACGATCCGATTTTATTCGCTGGGGATGTTAGTCCTAGTCAGTTTATTAACCCGATGGTCATGAACAATCAGCCTTCTGATGAAGCTTTTGCGAAATTGGAAACGGGTGAAGAGAAGTTAACGAATGATTGGTTTGTAAAAACGTTGAGTCAGATAAAAGAGTTAAACGACAAAGGTTACTTCCAAAAAGATCCGCTAGGTACGAAAAAAGAAGGAGCGGCTGCGCTATTTGCTCAGGAAAAAGGCGCGATGCTTGCGCTTGGATCGTACATGATGGCAACAGTAGCAGAGCAAAATCCTGATATTGAGCAAGGGTTGCTTTCTCCAATCACGGTATCTGAGGATGAAATGAAATATGAAGGGATTCATACTTCGACGTTCATGCTAGGTGTGAATGCGAAATCCGAGCATCAAGAAGAAGCGATGAAGTTCATTGAATTCCTAACAAAGCCTGAGATTGCGTCAGAGTATGCGAATGCAACAGGGCAGTTGCTAACGGTGAACGATGTGGAATATGATTCTCCAGAACTAACCGAAACAGCAGCATGGCTAGATAAGGAAACGTTGTTCCAGCCGCGCTATACGCTTTCTAAGGAGCAAGTAAGTAAAGCGATTGAGACAGCGATTCAAGATGTTCTATCGGGAGTAGAACCTGAAGAAGCTGCGAAAAAAGCGCAAGAAGAGGTTGACCGTGCAATCAAACAATAA
- a CDS encoding GntR family transcriptional regulator gives MSSDKLNHNKGEALYLQIKDVLIKRIQTGAWKPNTLIPTEQDLIKEFDVSRTTIRQAISILVQNGLLEKKQGRGTVVKPQNLIGNLGKLKGFAEEVLERGQTPHSKVLRAEFRDDLYHENDMLKVSEGEPILLVERIRFADEVPIALERTCWPKEIGEILIKYDLNQAMYYEVLEQHQFYLKKANERITAINATINEADALGIRPGEALLEMTRLSLGINDHPIEYTKTKYRSDQYHYNIELER, from the coding sequence ATGTCATCAGATAAACTGAACCATAATAAAGGGGAAGCGCTATACCTTCAAATAAAAGATGTTTTAATTAAACGAATTCAAACTGGGGCCTGGAAACCGAATACGCTTATTCCTACTGAACAGGACTTGATTAAAGAGTTTGATGTGAGTCGAACGACGATCAGGCAGGCGATTTCGATTCTCGTACAGAATGGTTTGTTAGAGAAAAAGCAGGGACGCGGAACGGTCGTAAAACCTCAGAATTTAATTGGGAATCTCGGCAAGCTGAAGGGCTTTGCAGAAGAAGTGCTCGAGCGGGGGCAAACGCCTCATTCGAAGGTGTTACGAGCGGAGTTTCGTGATGACCTTTACCATGAGAACGATATGTTGAAGGTATCGGAAGGGGAACCAATCTTACTTGTTGAGCGGATTCGTTTTGCGGACGAAGTGCCAATTGCGCTTGAACGTACGTGCTGGCCAAAAGAAATTGGTGAGATTTTAATTAAATATGATCTAAATCAGGCGATGTATTATGAGGTACTAGAACAGCATCAATTTTATCTAAAAAAAGCAAATGAGCGAATCACGGCGATTAACGCAACGATCAATGAAGCGGATGCGCTTGGCATTCGACCAGGGGAAGCCCTTCTTGAGATGACGCGCCTTAGTCTTGGCATTAATGATCATCCGATCGAGTATACGAAAACGAAGTATCGTAGTGATCAGTATCACTATAATATTGAACTTGAGCGGTAG
- a CDS encoding Gfo/Idh/MocA family oxidoreductase, with protein sequence MSKAAKELRSRYISRNKKFDYLPDTDRYLSASVPPSYKFAIIGSGNIGQEHMRVTMMEGRATVHGIYDPNPKSIEQATALFSNIAGDMEPLTVYPTLQEACHDPDVDALIICTPNYTHIDIVKEAITSGKHILLEKPMATTLEDAHTIAELARDYDAVFQIGLQYRYKAIYSEAIHEALERKSLGEVKMINMMEHRMPFLDKVAQWNKFSKYSGGTLVEKCCHYFDLMNLFAQSKPVEVYANGGMDVNFKEFKYQSEQSDIVDNAMVTVRYENGVRASFQLCMFSPMFYEELVVCGDEGRLKVSENEDFLGAHRPRNQFEIILGEGKPSRIATPCYPSYIEESGHGGATYYEHVYFIDNIEKKPTTTAKVEEGLWSVIVGVAAEQSMKSGRTVQIDQMLKEKGLLV encoded by the coding sequence ATGAGTAAAGCAGCAAAGGAACTACGAAGTCGGTATATTTCTCGGAACAAGAAATTTGATTATTTACCAGATACGGATCGGTATCTTTCTGCTAGTGTTCCGCCGTCCTACAAGTTTGCGATTATTGGAAGTGGCAATATCGGACAGGAACATATGCGTGTCACGATGATGGAGGGACGGGCGACTGTTCATGGAATTTATGATCCCAATCCGAAAAGCATTGAGCAGGCGACGGCCCTGTTCTCGAACATAGCTGGTGACATGGAGCCTCTTACCGTTTATCCAACTTTACAAGAAGCCTGTCACGACCCAGATGTAGATGCGCTGATTATCTGCACGCCGAACTATACGCATATTGATATTGTGAAAGAAGCGATCACTTCAGGAAAACATATTTTACTAGAAAAGCCGATGGCGACGACGCTTGAAGATGCGCATACGATCGCGGAGCTTGCCAGAGATTATGATGCTGTATTTCAAATCGGTCTTCAATATCGCTATAAAGCGATATATTCTGAGGCAATTCATGAAGCGCTAGAGCGAAAGTCGCTTGGTGAAGTGAAGATGATTAACATGATGGAGCATCGCATGCCGTTTCTTGATAAAGTGGCGCAGTGGAATAAGTTTTCGAAGTACTCAGGTGGAACGCTAGTTGAAAAGTGCTGCCATTACTTCGATCTCATGAACTTGTTTGCCCAGTCCAAACCGGTCGAGGTGTATGCGAACGGAGGAATGGACGTCAACTTTAAAGAGTTTAAGTATCAAAGTGAGCAATCGGATATTGTGGATAACGCCATGGTGACGGTGCGCTATGAAAATGGCGTTCGCGCGAGTTTTCAGCTTTGCATGTTCTCTCCAATGTTCTACGAGGAGCTCGTTGTGTGTGGGGATGAGGGGCGTCTAAAAGTATCCGAAAACGAAGATTTTCTTGGGGCACACCGTCCACGAAATCAATTTGAAATAATTCTTGGGGAAGGGAAGCCTTCACGCATTGCGACACCGTGCTACCCATCGTATATTGAAGAGAGTGGTCATGGTGGAGCCACGTATTATGAACATGTTTATTTTATCGATAACATCGAGAAAAAGCCGACAACAACAGCCAAAGTGGAAGAAGGGCTCTGGTCTGTCATTGTTGGCGTTGCGGCAGAGCAGTCGATGAAGTCTGGCAGAACGGTTCAGATTGATCAAATGCTGAAGGAAAAAGGGCTTCTTGTCTAA